The genomic region TGAGCTGGATACCATCGCTGAGAAATTCATCCTCGCAAATGGTGCTGTTCCTACCTTTAAAAATTATCATGGATACAAGCATACGCTTTGTATTTCGGTAAATGAAGAAGTAGTGCATGGCATTCCGGGAAAAAGAGTGATCAATGATGGAGATGTAGTTTCAATTGATTGTGGCGCATTCATGAATGGCTTCCACGGAGATTCGGCTTATACCTTTCCCGTTGGAGTAGTGAGTGAAGAAGTGCTTCGTCTACTCAGAGTAACCAAAACTTCCTTGTACAAAGGAATTGCGAAAGCGAGAAACGGTAACCGGGTAGGTGATATCAGTGCTGCAATACAGCAATATGCAGAAGATGCAGGATATGGTGTCGTGAGAGAATTGGTGGGACATGGAGTAGGTGCAGAACTGCACGAAAAACCTGAAGTCGCCAATTACGGGAAGAAAGGTTCTGGCCCTTTGCTTAAAGCGGGGATGACTATCGCAATTGAGCCCATGATCAATATGGGAACAAGGCAAATCCGGCAACTGAGTGACGGGTGGACAATCACCACTGGGACAAGAAACCGGCAGCACACTTCGAGCATACCATCGCCATTACAGAAGGAGAACCTGATATCCTGAGTTCATTCAATGACATTGAACTTGCCATCGCAGAAAATAGTTACATAACAGAAAAAATAGCAACACTCGCCTGATCTAATGTCGAAACAACCGGCCATCGAACAAGACGGTACGATTACAGAAGCCCTCTCTAACGCGACATTCCGTGTGGAGTTGGAGAACGGACATGAAATCATCGCGCATATCTCCGGAAAAATGAGAATGCATTACATTAAAATTCTTCCGGGTGATAAGGTGAAAGTAGAGATGTCGCCATATGATCTTACCAAAGGACGAATAACGTACCGCTATAAATAAACCTTCAACGGGAAAAATATTAAAATGAAAGTTCGCCCATCTCTCAAAAAGCGCAGCGCAGAATGTAAAATTGTGCGTAGAAAAGGCCGCTTGTATGTGATCAACAAAAAGAATCCACGCTTTAAAATGCGTCAGGGATAATCTTTATTAATTTAACAATAGAAATTACGTCAGATAATGGCTCGTATATCTGGTATTGATTTACCAAAAAATAAAAGAGGTGAGATAGGTCTCACTTACATCTTTGGCATAGGAAAGACCTCTGCTCAGAAGATCCTGACTGAAGCCAATGTAAATTGGAATAAGAAAGTTCATGAATGGGATGATGATGATCTGAATAAGATCCGCTCTATCATCAATGAGTCCTTCAAAGTAGAAGGTGCTCTTCGTTCAGAAACGCAGTTGAACATTAAACGCCTGATGGATATCGGCAGTTACCGTGGTATCCGTCATCGTGTAGGTTTGCCTGTTCGCGGTCAGCGTACTAAGAACAATTGTCGCACTCGTAAGGGTAAGCGTAAGACAGTTGCGAACAAAAAGAAAGTAACTAAATAATTTAACAGATTAATACATCCGTTCTGAACAATGGCTAAACAAACTAAAGCCGTAAAGAAGAGAGTAGTAAAAGTGGAAGCAGCCGGCGAGGCCCACATCAATGCTACTTTCAATAATATTATTATCAGCCTTACCAATACTACCGGTCAGGTGATCTCCTGGGCTTCTGCAGGTAAAATGGGTTTTCGTGGTTCTAAAAAGAACACGCCCTATGCTGCCCAGTTGGCCGCTGCTGACTGTACTAAAGTAGCCTACGAGGCAGGACTGCGTAAAGTAAAGGTTTTTGTAAAAGGACCCGGTTCAGGTCGTGAATCTGCCATTCGTACGATTCATAACTCAGGTGTTGAGGTAACTGAAATAGTAGATATCACACCAATTCCTCACAATGGCTGCCGTCCTCCAAAGCGTCGCCGCATTTAATCATTAGCATAAATAGAAAAGTCTAAATAATACAATGGCAAGATACATAGGCCCCAAGACCAGAATCTCCCGTAAGTTTCGCGAGCCGATATATGGTCCTGATAAAAATTTCGAAAAGCGCAGTTATCCTCCGGGGCAACATGGCAACAGTAAGAAACGTGCAAAGGTTTCTGAGTACTCTACTCAATTGATGGAGAAGCAAAAGGTGAAGTACATGTACGGCATCCTCGAGCGCCAGTTCGCTAAAATTTTCGACCGTGCTTCCCGCATGGAAGGAATAACAGGGGAGAATCTTTTAAAATTGATCGAATCACGCCTGGATAATGTAGTGTATCGTTTAGGATTGGCTGCGAGCCGTTCCGGTGCACGTCAGTTGGTATCTCACCGCCACGTTACAGTGA from Bacteroidota bacterium harbors:
- the infA gene encoding translation initiation factor IF-1, encoding MSKQPAIEQDGTITEALSNATFRVELENGHEIIAHISGKMRMHYIKILPGDKVKVEMSPYDLTKGRITYRYK
- the rpmJ gene encoding 50S ribosomal protein L36 encodes the protein MKVRPSLKKRSAECKIVRRKGRLYVINKKNPRFKMRQG
- the rpsM gene encoding 30S ribosomal protein S13, which encodes MARISGIDLPKNKRGEIGLTYIFGIGKTSAQKILTEANVNWNKKVHEWDDDDLNKIRSIINESFKVEGALRSETQLNIKRLMDIGSYRGIRHRVGLPVRGQRTKNNCRTRKGKRKTVANKKKVTK
- the rpsK gene encoding 30S ribosomal protein S11 produces the protein MAKQTKAVKKRVVKVEAAGEAHINATFNNIIISLTNTTGQVISWASAGKMGFRGSKKNTPYAAQLAAADCTKVAYEAGLRKVKVFVKGPGSGRESAIRTIHNSGVEVTEIVDITPIPHNGCRPPKRRRI
- the rpsD gene encoding 30S ribosomal protein S4, with the translated sequence MARYIGPKTRISRKFREPIYGPDKNFEKRSYPPGQHGNSKKRAKVSEYSTQLMEKQKVKYMYGILERQFAKIFDRASRMEGITGENLLKLIESRLDNVVYRLGLAASRSGARQLVSHRHVTVNGKLVNIPSYTLRAGDVIAVREKSKSLETINDALASRMGKYSWLEWDGSKMAGKFINPPAREELTENIKEQLIVELYSK